A part of Saccopteryx bilineata isolate mSacBil1 chromosome 8, mSacBil1_pri_phased_curated, whole genome shotgun sequence genomic DNA contains:
- the ZDHHC23 gene encoding palmitoyltransferase ZDHHC23 isoform X2 — protein MIKKGSLKPVKKNKSEEPELEPLCCCEYIDRNGEKNHVATCLCDCQDLDEGCERWITCKSVQPETCERIMDTISDRLRIPWLRGAKKVNISIIPPLILLPILLWVASWHFFMGVVVLTSLPVLALWYYYLTHRRKEQTLFFLSLGLFSLGYMYYVFLREVVPKGRVGPGQLALLTCGLVLILLALYRAKKNPGYLRNPASKDRCLGSSQTECLNRKGQKTPGFPGAGVLGVLNNRTLKEDRKGLLAASPTKVKEDWCAKCQLLRPARAWHCRVCGICVRRMDHHCVCCVGESNHHAFLLALSIFLLTSVYGITLTLDTICRDRSVFTALFYCPGVYANYSSALSFTCVWYSVIITAGMAYIFLIQLINISYNVTEREVQQALRQKTGRRLLCGLIVDTGQYNRGFLRNWLQFSTLGTQPLHPPAEDIV, from the exons ATGATAAAGAAGGGCAGTTTGAAGCCAGTGAAGAAAAACAAATCGGAAGAACCTGAATTGGAGCCCCTGTGCTGCTGCGAGTACATAGATCGAAATGGGGAGAAAAACCACGTGGCTACTTGTTTGTGTGATTGCCAAGATCTGGATGAAGGGTGTGAGAG ATGGATTACATGTAAATCCGTGCAGCCAGAGACTTGTGAGAGAATCATGGATACGATTTCTGATCGCCTTCGAATTCCTTGGCTTCGAGGAGCCAAAAAAGTCAACATTAGCATTATTCCCCCTCTCATCCTCCTGCCCATCCTCCTCTGGGTGGCTTCCTGGCATTTCTTTATGGGAGTGGTCGTTTTAACCTCGCTCCCTGTGCTGGCCCTGTGGTACTACTACCTCACTCACAGACGGAAGGAGCAGACTCTGTTCTTCCTGAGCCTCGGGCTGTTCTCTCTGGGCTACATGTACTACGTGTTTCTGCGGGAAGTCGTTCCCAAAGGGCGCGTGGGGCCCGGTCAGCTGGCTCTTCTCACCTGCGGGTTAGTTCTCATCCTCTTAGCCTTGTACAGAGCCAAGAAGAATCCAGGCTACCTCAGAAATCCGGCAAGCAAGGACAGATGTCTAGGCAGCAGCCAGACTGAGTGTCTGAACAGAAAAGGGCAGAAGACCCCGGGGTTCCCGGGCGCGGGCGTGTTGGGCGTTCTCAACAACCGCACTCTGAAGGAGGATCGGAAGGGCTTGTTGGCTGCGAGCCCCACCAAGGTGAAGGAGGACTGGTGTGCCAAGTGCCAGCTGCTGCGGCCAGCCCGGGCGTGGCACTGCCGGGTGTGTGGCATCTGTGTGAGGAGAATGGATCATCACTGTGTCTG CTGTGTTGGAGAATCAAATCATCACGCATTTCTACTGGCCCTTTCGATCTTCCTGCTCACCTCGGTGTATGGGATCACGCTGACCTTGGACACCATTTGCAGAGATAGAAGTGTCTTCACAGCTCTCTTCTATTGTCCTGGAGTTTACGCAAATTACAG ctcgGCTCTGTCCTTCACCTGCGTGTGGTACTCTGTGATCATCACAGCTGGCATGGCCTACATCTTCCTGATCCAGCTGATAAACATCAGTTACAACGTGACCGAGAGGGAAGTGCAGCAGGCCCTTCGACAGAAGACGGGGCGCCGGCTCCTGTGCGGGCTCATCGTGGACACAGGCCAGTACAACAGGGGCTTCCTGCGGAACTGGCTCCAGTTCTCCACCCTCGGCACTCAGCCGCTCCACCCCCCTGCGGAGGACATTGTCTGA
- the ZDHHC23 gene encoding palmitoyltransferase ZDHHC23 isoform X1 — MIKKGSLKPVKKNKSEEPELEPLCCCEYIDRNGEKNHVATCLCDCQDLDEGCERWITCKSVQPETCERIMDTISDRLRIPWLRGAKKVNISIIPPLILLPILLWVASWHFFMGVVVLTSLPVLALWYYYLTHRRKEQTLFFLSLGLFSLGYMYYVFLREVVPKGRVGPGQLALLTCGLVLILLALYRAKKNPGYLRNPASKDRCLGSSQTECLNRKGQKTPGFPGAGVLGVLNNRTLKEDRKGLLAASPTKVKEDWCAKCQLLRPARAWHCRVCGICVRRMDHHCVWINSCVGESNHHAFLLALSIFLLTSVYGITLTLDTICRDRSVFTALFYCPGVYANYSSALSFTCVWYSVIITAGMAYIFLIQLINISYNVTEREVQQALRQKTGRRLLCGLIVDTGQYNRGFLRNWLQFSTLGTQPLHPPAEDIV, encoded by the exons ATGATAAAGAAGGGCAGTTTGAAGCCAGTGAAGAAAAACAAATCGGAAGAACCTGAATTGGAGCCCCTGTGCTGCTGCGAGTACATAGATCGAAATGGGGAGAAAAACCACGTGGCTACTTGTTTGTGTGATTGCCAAGATCTGGATGAAGGGTGTGAGAG ATGGATTACATGTAAATCCGTGCAGCCAGAGACTTGTGAGAGAATCATGGATACGATTTCTGATCGCCTTCGAATTCCTTGGCTTCGAGGAGCCAAAAAAGTCAACATTAGCATTATTCCCCCTCTCATCCTCCTGCCCATCCTCCTCTGGGTGGCTTCCTGGCATTTCTTTATGGGAGTGGTCGTTTTAACCTCGCTCCCTGTGCTGGCCCTGTGGTACTACTACCTCACTCACAGACGGAAGGAGCAGACTCTGTTCTTCCTGAGCCTCGGGCTGTTCTCTCTGGGCTACATGTACTACGTGTTTCTGCGGGAAGTCGTTCCCAAAGGGCGCGTGGGGCCCGGTCAGCTGGCTCTTCTCACCTGCGGGTTAGTTCTCATCCTCTTAGCCTTGTACAGAGCCAAGAAGAATCCAGGCTACCTCAGAAATCCGGCAAGCAAGGACAGATGTCTAGGCAGCAGCCAGACTGAGTGTCTGAACAGAAAAGGGCAGAAGACCCCGGGGTTCCCGGGCGCGGGCGTGTTGGGCGTTCTCAACAACCGCACTCTGAAGGAGGATCGGAAGGGCTTGTTGGCTGCGAGCCCCACCAAGGTGAAGGAGGACTGGTGTGCCAAGTGCCAGCTGCTGCGGCCAGCCCGGGCGTGGCACTGCCGGGTGTGTGGCATCTGTGTGAGGAGAATGGATCATCACTGTGTCTG GATCAATAGCTGTGTTGGAGAATCAAATCATCACGCATTTCTACTGGCCCTTTCGATCTTCCTGCTCACCTCGGTGTATGGGATCACGCTGACCTTGGACACCATTTGCAGAGATAGAAGTGTCTTCACAGCTCTCTTCTATTGTCCTGGAGTTTACGCAAATTACAG ctcgGCTCTGTCCTTCACCTGCGTGTGGTACTCTGTGATCATCACAGCTGGCATGGCCTACATCTTCCTGATCCAGCTGATAAACATCAGTTACAACGTGACCGAGAGGGAAGTGCAGCAGGCCCTTCGACAGAAGACGGGGCGCCGGCTCCTGTGCGGGCTCATCGTGGACACAGGCCAGTACAACAGGGGCTTCCTGCGGAACTGGCTCCAGTTCTCCACCCTCGGCACTCAGCCGCTCCACCCCCCTGCGGAGGACATTGTCTGA